Proteins from one methanogenic archaeon mixed culture ISO4-G1 genomic window:
- a CDS encoding amino acid carrier protein gives MSVAEFLDSIFSPLNTYIWYIAFVCLIGLGLFFAYKVKVMQITHMGENAKLAISGVSEGKGDKRLSSFEAFCLGMGARIGVGNIAGVATAIVTGGPGAVFWMWIFALIGAGTSFFESTAAQIYKEKKSDGSYYGGPAYYATKGLKNRKLGIVLAFLIFVTFGIGFVGVQANNSADAIATAFNLDPVLVGSLIAFLAAIIIFSGTKIVGVFSARVVPAMAVLWIILALAVICVNFQNVGNAIAMIFQYAFSGPAIIGGGIGTVIMVGLKRGVFSNEAGLGSIANIAGTAHTTHPVKQGLMQSFGVIVDTLIVCTFTALAVLSFGDWSQIQDLCYDGTTVVLQKAPLVMYVASQALGPWASTIIALFLFVFAFTSMLGYYTMSEANMRFIKDNNLLIFIVRLVIVLVAFASCLINVSLMDTISDTFMAAMGAVNVVVVALLSKPVMEAYRDYREQKKNGIKEPIFTKDVLSDPSGVTEWDTPQEEGVEE, from the coding sequence ATGAGTGTAGCAGAATTTCTGGATAGCATATTCAGTCCTCTGAACACATACATCTGGTACATCGCCTTCGTATGTCTCATCGGACTTGGATTGTTCTTCGCTTACAAAGTAAAGGTGATGCAGATCACCCACATGGGCGAGAACGCAAAGCTCGCCATTTCCGGAGTCTCGGAAGGAAAGGGCGACAAGAGACTGTCATCGTTCGAGGCTTTCTGTCTCGGAATGGGTGCCCGTATCGGTGTAGGAAACATCGCCGGAGTGGCAACCGCAATTGTCACCGGAGGACCCGGAGCGGTCTTCTGGATGTGGATCTTCGCACTGATCGGTGCCGGAACAAGCTTCTTCGAGTCCACCGCGGCCCAGATTTACAAAGAGAAGAAATCGGACGGAAGTTACTACGGAGGCCCCGCATACTACGCTACCAAGGGTCTCAAGAACAGGAAGCTCGGAATCGTCCTGGCATTTCTGATCTTCGTCACATTCGGTATCGGATTCGTCGGAGTTCAGGCCAACAACTCCGCGGATGCGATCGCGACCGCGTTCAACCTCGATCCTGTCCTGGTCGGTTCGCTGATCGCATTCCTCGCCGCCATCATCATCTTCAGCGGGACCAAGATTGTCGGGGTGTTCTCGGCAAGGGTCGTTCCCGCCATGGCCGTCCTGTGGATCATCCTGGCGCTGGCCGTCATCTGCGTCAACTTCCAGAACGTCGGAAACGCAATCGCGATGATCTTCCAGTACGCATTCTCCGGACCTGCGATCATCGGAGGAGGAATCGGAACCGTCATCATGGTCGGTCTCAAGAGAGGAGTGTTCTCCAACGAGGCCGGACTGGGTTCCATCGCCAACATCGCCGGAACCGCGCACACCACCCACCCTGTCAAGCAGGGACTCATGCAGTCCTTCGGTGTCATCGTGGACACCCTGATCGTCTGTACGTTCACCGCACTGGCGGTCCTGTCCTTCGGGGACTGGAGCCAGATCCAGGACCTCTGCTACGACGGAACCACCGTCGTCCTCCAGAAGGCCCCCCTGGTCATGTACGTCGCATCCCAGGCACTCGGCCCGTGGGCATCCACTATCATCGCGCTGTTCCTGTTCGTCTTCGCTTTCACCAGCATGCTCGGATACTACACCATGTCCGAGGCGAACATGAGGTTCATCAAGGACAACAACCTGCTGATCTTCATCGTCCGTCTGGTGATCGTCCTCGTGGCCTTCGCATCCTGTCTGATCAACGTGTCGCTCATGGACACGATCTCAGATACCTTCATGGCCGCGATGGGAGCCGTCAACGTGGTCGTCGTCGCACTCCTGTCCAAGCCCGTCATGGAGGCCTACAGGGACTACAGAGAACAGAAGAAGAACGGTATCAAAGAACCGATCTTCACCAAAGATGTCCTCTCCGATCCCTCGGGAGTCACCGAGTGGGACACTCCTCAGGAAGAGGGAGTGGAAGAGTAA